A genomic stretch from Candidatus Cloacimonadota bacterium includes:
- the secF gene encoding protein translocase subunit SecF: MRFFRDTKIDFIGRRKIFFGISLAIIIIGLVFLLINKGPKYGIDFSGGVSLELDITPVNENGKVIEIQDVRDVLEEEGIEGAEIQDIKSAENRSLILVKTKATETEGEKISARIVNVIKKHFPDNVDPENLIRLQEEVGPKIGEELKGKAILAIFWALLGIILYIWWRFEFTFGVAAVIALFHDILITVGILSITGTEFSLPIVAALLMIVGYSLNDTIVVFDRIREDLKVYRRESYESVINHSINETLNRTIITSLTTFIVVLSLYIFGGTVIHDFAFAMLIGVIVGTYSSIFVASPLMVEHFNRRQKKMGGKRK, from the coding sequence ATGAGATTTTTTAGAGATACAAAAATAGATTTTATCGGCAGAAGAAAAATATTTTTCGGAATTTCATTAGCGATAATTATTATCGGTCTGGTTTTCTTGTTGATAAATAAAGGACCAAAATACGGAATAGATTTTTCCGGCGGTGTTTCCTTGGAATTAGATATAACTCCGGTCAATGAAAATGGAAAAGTTATCGAGATCCAGGATGTGCGGGATGTTCTGGAAGAAGAAGGCATTGAAGGAGCCGAAATTCAGGATATTAAAAGTGCTGAAAATCGTAGTTTGATCCTCGTCAAAACAAAGGCGACAGAAACTGAAGGTGAGAAGATCAGTGCCAGGATAGTTAATGTGATCAAGAAACACTTTCCTGATAATGTTGATCCTGAAAACCTGATCCGTTTACAGGAAGAAGTTGGTCCCAAAATTGGAGAAGAACTCAAAGGAAAAGCGATCCTGGCGATTTTCTGGGCCTTATTGGGAATTATCCTTTATATCTGGTGGAGATTTGAATTTACTTTCGGAGTTGCTGCTGTTATCGCTCTATTCCATGATATCCTGATCACTGTCGGCATCCTTTCCATAACCGGAACAGAATTCAGTCTGCCGATCGTGGCAGCCCTTTTAATGATCGTCGGTTATTCTCTCAATGATACGATCGTGGTGTTCGACAGGATCCGTGAAGACCTGAAAGTCTATCGTAGAGAATCTTATGAAAGTGTGATCAATCACAGTATCAATGAAACTTTAAACAGAACGATAATTACTTCTTTAACTACATTTATTGTAGTTTTAAGTTTATACATTTTCGGTGGTACCGTCATTCATGATTTTGCTTTTGCCATGCTTATCGGGGTTATTGTTGGAACATACTCCTCCATCTTTGTTGCCAGTCCGTTAATGGTTGAACACTTCAACCGCAGACAGAAAAAAATGGGCGGAAAAAGAAAGTAA
- a CDS encoding HAD family phosphatase produces MKFKAVIFDLDGTLIDSMGIWTQVDVEFLQRRNISVPDDLFKDMKEGNSFIEVAEYFIRKFDLPDSPREIMDEWTEMVAEHYRKDVKLKHGAKEFLDFLKQNKIKMGIGTSNNEYLTRIVLEANGISEYFESIVIGKEEIKGKPFPDIFLKAAAELDVEPNDCLVIEDVLVGVQAAKNAGMTVYAIYDEFSEPDKNEIKRIADRYVGNFNQIWKQGIYS; encoded by the coding sequence ATGAAATTCAAAGCAGTAATTTTTGATCTGGATGGAACTCTCATCGATTCCATGGGAATCTGGACGCAGGTCGATGTGGAATTCCTGCAGAGAAGGAACATTTCCGTTCCCGATGACCTTTTCAAAGATATGAAAGAGGGAAATAGTTTTATCGAAGTAGCGGAATATTTCATCCGGAAATTTGATCTTCCTGATTCTCCCCGGGAAATTATGGATGAATGGACGGAAATGGTGGCAGAACATTACCGGAAAGATGTAAAATTAAAACATGGAGCAAAGGAATTTCTTGATTTTCTCAAACAGAATAAGATCAAAATGGGAATTGGAACCAGCAATAATGAATATCTGACCAGGATAGTTCTGGAAGCGAATGGAATTTCCGAATATTTTGAATCGATCGTGATCGGAAAAGAAGAAATCAAAGGTAAACCATTTCCTGATATTTTTCTGAAAGCTGCTGCAGAATTGGATGTTGAACCAAACGATTGTCTGGTGATCGAAGATGTATTAGTCGGTGTTCAAGCTGCAAAAAATGCCGGAATGACCGTTTATGCGATCTATGACGAGTTTTCCGAACCTGATAAAAATGAGATAAAAAGAATTGCTGATCGTTATGTGGGGAATTTCAACCAGATTTGGAAACAGGGAATTTACTCATAG